One window of the Myxococcales bacterium genome contains the following:
- a CDS encoding heavy metal translocating P-type ATPase, giving the protein MLGSRAMEAFMAADPKNAPAKTATDPVCGMTVRRDTQHRREQAGETVLFCSSRCAEKFDADPARYSTTRSVEHGHREKAQDSHSRHGVYTCPMHPEVAQDKPGDCPKCGMSLELAGALPSPHGGEWTCPMHPEVVRDAPGDCPICGMALEPKAPVAGEEDNAELRDMTRRFWFAAVLSVPLLAIVMLDMLPGRPISAALPGRIRSFIELGLAAPVCLWSAWPFYVRAVRSIRNRSLNMFTLIGLGVSVAFIYSVVAALLPDVFPESFRGHGGEVAVYFEAAAVIVTLILLGQVLELRARSQTSAAIKKLLGMAAKSARRIKDDGSEEDVPLDDVSPGDRLRVRPGEKIPVDGVVLEGTSNVDESMVTGEPIPVQKAVGDAVVGATMNGTGGLVMRAEKVGAETLLARIVSMVAEAQRSRAPIQKLADVVSGYFVPAVILIAVVTFIVWAAVGPEPAMAYALINAVAVLIIACPCALGLATPMSIMVATGKGASYGLLFKNAEAIEVMRKVDTLVVDKTGTLTEGRPRLVTVSAEPGCDEGTLLRLAATLERGSEHPLAAAIVAGAQERGVAVTKADEFASVTGKGVQGLVEGRRVSLGNLAMMQDVGAEIDAMGKAAEDLRAEGQTVMFVAIDGRIAGLLGVADPIKESTPEAIAALHAEGIRVVMLTGDSQTTANAVAGKLSIDEVVAEVLPDEKAAAVRRFQSEGHIVAMAGDGINDAPALAQAQVGIAMGTGTDVAMESASVTLVKGDLRGIVRARKLSRNAMANIKQNLFFAFIYNALGVPVAAGILYPAFGVLLSPMLAAAAMSFSSVSVITNALRLRRAEL; this is encoded by the coding sequence ATGCTGGGCAGCAGGGCTATGGAGGCCTTCATGGCAGCTGACCCGAAGAATGCGCCGGCCAAGACGGCCACGGATCCCGTTTGCGGGATGACGGTCCGGAGGGATACCCAGCATCGCCGCGAGCAGGCGGGGGAGACCGTCTTGTTCTGCAGCAGCCGATGTGCCGAGAAGTTCGATGCTGACCCGGCACGCTACTCCACCACTAGGTCGGTCGAACATGGGCACCGCGAAAAGGCGCAGGACTCGCACTCGCGACATGGTGTCTACACTTGCCCGATGCACCCAGAGGTGGCCCAGGACAAGCCCGGGGACTGCCCGAAGTGCGGAATGAGCCTTGAGCTAGCAGGCGCACTTCCCAGCCCCCACGGAGGCGAGTGGACCTGCCCCATGCACCCGGAAGTCGTTCGGGACGCACCAGGGGACTGCCCCATCTGCGGCATGGCGCTCGAACCAAAGGCGCCTGTGGCCGGTGAGGAAGACAACGCCGAGCTGCGCGATATGACGCGTCGCTTCTGGTTCGCGGCCGTTCTTTCAGTTCCGCTGCTAGCTATCGTGATGCTCGACATGTTGCCAGGGCGCCCGATTTCCGCCGCGCTGCCTGGACGCATTCGTTCGTTCATCGAGCTCGGTCTCGCCGCGCCGGTGTGCTTGTGGTCCGCGTGGCCGTTCTACGTGCGCGCCGTCCGCTCAATTCGGAACCGAAGCCTGAACATGTTCACCCTCATCGGTCTCGGCGTGAGCGTCGCGTTCATCTACAGCGTTGTCGCTGCCCTTCTGCCGGACGTATTCCCAGAGTCGTTTCGAGGGCACGGCGGCGAGGTTGCGGTCTACTTCGAAGCCGCCGCGGTGATCGTGACGTTGATCCTCCTCGGCCAAGTGCTCGAGCTGAGGGCGCGCAGCCAAACGAGTGCCGCCATCAAGAAGCTGCTTGGGATGGCAGCAAAGAGTGCCCGACGCATCAAAGACGATGGATCGGAGGAGGACGTGCCTCTCGACGATGTCTCTCCCGGTGATCGCTTGCGCGTGAGGCCTGGGGAGAAGATTCCGGTGGATGGAGTGGTTCTCGAAGGCACGTCGAACGTAGACGAGTCGATGGTCACTGGCGAGCCGATTCCCGTGCAGAAGGCAGTGGGCGACGCCGTTGTCGGCGCAACGATGAATGGCACCGGTGGTCTCGTCATGCGTGCTGAAAAGGTCGGCGCCGAGACGCTTCTTGCCCGAATCGTAAGCATGGTCGCAGAGGCCCAGCGAAGCCGTGCGCCAATTCAGAAGCTAGCCGACGTGGTTTCCGGGTATTTCGTTCCCGCCGTAATCCTGATCGCCGTCGTCACGTTCATCGTCTGGGCCGCGGTGGGTCCTGAGCCTGCGATGGCTTACGCGCTGATCAACGCCGTCGCTGTTCTGATCATCGCATGCCCTTGTGCGCTGGGATTGGCGACACCCATGTCGATCATGGTCGCAACCGGCAAGGGTGCGAGCTACGGCCTCTTGTTCAAGAACGCCGAAGCCATCGAGGTGATGCGTAAGGTGGACACCCTCGTGGTCGACAAGACAGGAACGCTCACGGAGGGCCGGCCTCGGCTGGTCACCGTATCGGCTGAACCAGGATGCGACGAAGGCACATTGCTGAGGCTTGCGGCAACGCTGGAACGCGGCAGCGAGCACCCGCTAGCCGCCGCTATCGTCGCGGGTGCTCAGGAACGCGGCGTGGCCGTCACGAAAGCGGACGAATTCGCGTCCGTGACGGGCAAGGGCGTTCAGGGCCTCGTGGAGGGACGCCGGGTCTCGCTCGGCAACCTCGCGATGATGCAAGACGTAGGGGCCGAGATCGACGCCATGGGCAAGGCTGCCGAGGACCTTCGCGCCGAAGGGCAAACCGTGATGTTTGTAGCAATCGACGGTCGGATTGCCGGCCTTCTAGGTGTTGCGGATCCGATCAAAGAGAGCACTCCAGAGGCGATCGCCGCACTGCACGCCGAAGGTATTCGCGTTGTCATGCTTACGGGCGACAGCCAAACGACGGCCAACGCGGTTGCGGGCAAGCTCTCGATCGACGAAGTCGTAGCGGAGGTTTTGCCAGACGAGAAGGCCGCCGCAGTAAGGCGGTTCCAGAGCGAAGGCCACATCGTCGCAATGGCCGGTGACGGCATCAACGACGCGCCTGCCCTCGCTCAAGCCCAGGTGGGAATCGCGATGGGAACCGGCACCGATGTAGCGATGGAAAGCGCGAGTGTGACTTTGGTCAAAGGCGATCTTCGCGGCATCGTGCGTGCGCGAAAGCTGTCTCGCAATGCGATGGCGAACATCAAACAGAACCTGTTCTTCGCCTTCATCTACAACGCGCTGGGCGTCCCGGTGGCCGCGGGGATCCTGTATCCGGCATTTGGGGTCTTGCTCAGCCCGATGCTTGCGGCAGCCGCGATGAGCTTCAGCTCGGTGTCGGTCATCACCAACGCGCTTCGCCTTCGGCGGGCAGAGCTTTGA